tttattataccTACTCATTAATGAGGAGTATTAATTATGAGTGAATAAATTGGACAGAAAACCATTCTCCCCTATAAATAGGGTTTGGGAGTCCTCATAATTTCCACCCCACCAAAAACAAGTACAGAACAGGACAGAGAGAACATCATCAACAACATGGTTCCATGCATAAGCAGAATTGTAGTAGTTTTGGTGCTCAACATGAGTCTGATGGCTGTGTCCATAAGCGAGGCCGGGATTCTGCAACACAAAGAACGCGTGCGCATCAGTAACGATTTGGGTGAAGGTATAGACCTTTCAGTGCACTGCATGTCAAAGAATGACGACCTGGGCACCCACGTTATTCCCTATCATTCTGGTTACTACGAATTCGGATTCAGGCCCAACTTCCAGGGGACTACGCTTTTCCACTGCGGCTTTCAATGGAATGATGTGTTCcatcattttgatatatacaaCGCCAGTAGAGATCAACTGCTTTGTAACCTTTGTTTGTGGAACATTAAGGCTGATCGTCCTTGTATGTTTAATAAAGAGACTAGCAAGTACGATCTCTGCTATGACTGGTCTCCATGAACAGTCCTAGCTAGACCCTCCACTTGCAGTTCATGTGTTAATTTTGCTCTATTTAACATCATCAAATAAAGAACCCCTCCAGCCTTTTCTTTCTAGTGGCATTCCCTTtgggtttttttccttttattttccacAATCCCACCCTTCTCGTAGCTTTCTTCCATAaggatttgaaattatttgattcTGGCCATCAATATAAAAATTGCTTCTTAATGACTAGGTGACCCAATTCCTATGGTTTATCGTGAGAGTTTGTGTTAGCAAGAGGGTAGAGGGGCGCACACGTGGGCTGACCCCCTCCCTTCAGCTTGTAGTAACGTATGGCTATTACTTGATTTGTAACGGATGACTTAATGCCATACATTATATGCTATTGCAGTGTGCAACGTCTGTATATTGATTACAGTGTAATAGCTGGCCTTGAAGGCCAGTCGTGTGTAGgtggactatatatagtcatcCTTAATTGGTTTTTTAGAACCATATGAAATATACaaaagttctctctttttttgttctctcttgttaagatatttaggctgtagatttgttaagtgttactctaatTTTATACTACGTAGTGCACTTCGctactaagaggaaacgcttgtgATTTGTCAATTTGGAGAAATTTGTGGAGCAATTTGATAAGCTGAATTTGAGGTATTTTTTCGTTGTGTTTTTCTTACAGTTTGAAAACGAGTTCTATCCCCTTGCATTAATGAATACTTTAACTAAACTTATAGGAGTTGACTCAAATGGTAAACGTCTTGGTCATAGTGGCATATATGTTCCTCCAAGATCTAATATTCAAATTCTACTGGtgtaaacaatctctaggggttattggttttttctttgaattattcAAAGTACACTTGCGAAAAACTTCTTACGAAGGATATGTATGCTCTCAAGATTAGTTGAGACGCTGTTACTGGACATccgatgccaataaaaaaataataatgaatactTGAACtggtgaaatttgaaaaaaactgATATATGTGGGTAAAAAGAAAGcttggccaaaaaaaaaaaaaatgaacctaCGAGCGGGAAACCGAAAATGGGCCTCCTTTAAAAACAGATGGAAACTTCTGGTTAAACCAACTAAAGATTGAGCAGCTTCCATTAATTCACTACCTGATTGCTTTTTACtcttaaaatgttttctttgCATGCACACGGGGGCTTGTAAATGAGCACAGTATGTATTGAGTGTATGTATTAGGTTACTCAAAACTTTGATGCTAATTTGTTCATTTGCTACACATTgattgagaatagaataactctgttaagaatataatataaataaataaatctacttttttttatcagcttaaacttttgaaatataTAGTAATTTCACATAGTATCAGAACAGAAATCTTGAATTCAaatagtttaaacttttaggataagtggtgatttcatttatttactaacaaataatttcatgtttgtttgtgtttttttctaagtgattttttataagtttagaGTCTATGTAATGACGAATATATGATCTCAAGCCTTTTGATTTCGGTTTGatattgtgaaatattttttcgagttaaattatttaaactcAAAAAAAGATAAGAGATATTAAGTAAACTATACAGCATTCAAGTTTGATGTGgtagtttgttttaaaaataaaatgtttatagGCCGGTAGAAATGTTgagtttttcttattatatatattgttacatccattacaaaaaattaccaaataattaacaatttaagAAGCCAGcttaaactatatattagcAGTAGTATCTgtcatttcttttttacttgtctttggcttcatatatatatatatatatatatatatatatatatatattaattatcttcCTGTCCTTTTTAGCCCtaatacacacatatatatatactaggtcaAAGCAACGTACAAAGTACGTTTGCCTAGTTAGATCAAACagttgttttacaaaaataatattttttttacaaaacttgTAAAAATAGTTGATGGCATGTATAGCTTAGAAGACATTGCTTCAACTTTTATAcaagtaatataattaataaaatattacaaaagaaCTTTAACAAACAAATTAACTACTACGATCAGTACTTTAATTCTTGCCAGCATACGTGCAGTAAGAATTTGTTGAAAAACCATTAGGGGAAATATACAATTTCTAACATGCCTAGAGGATCATTCATAGAATATGAGTTGCCCATCAGAGAAAACCCTATGGGTTGACATGGTCGCCCATCCGTGCCCCAACATAGTAAGGTTCAAGGAAAACTGTACCAACAGATTGGGCTAGTGCTTCCTTCATGTCCCAACATAATCGCTTCGTTTGTGATATTCGTATTTTcgtgtattttaattaaataattattttatttattaataatattggttctcttattttaaatttaacgtGATTTTCGttgtattattttgtaataactaagttgtgaaatttattttgacgtACTTTCgtgatattaattattgtttagtatttaaattgctctctattttaatttatttcattgttgggctttattgttttattttattaatttttaattgtagtgtttttatttgcctttttttctatttttttgtgtctttttattttattgggtcTGTATTTTTCGAATAGGGCTTGTTTTTAGtgggttttctttgttttgggcCCAGCGCGTTTGGCTTTGTGAAGCCCAGCCTGTGGGCTTGTTTTTAGTCCAACCCTATCTTCCTCAAACGGCGCCATTTTGGCCAGTCCTTAgggttttcttcttcctttcttcttctcctgcaCGCCACtgccttcctttttcttcctcttcttggtTCCTCTGTTTTTCTCCATTGCAAGCTTTATCCGTGAGCCTCCACgcttgcctctctctctctccctgccATTTCTCCTCTGTGCCCCACGCTCCGCGGTGAGAACCACCATCTGCCTCATCTCCATTTCTCCCACATCTCATGCTCTGTTTTTTTGCCCCAACCCATGCCCTGTTTTAACTCCCAAACTATGAGCATAGCTAAGCCTCTATGCTCGCCACTCTCTCTTCGTCGTTCCCTTAGTATTTCAGGTTCAAGTTTGTGAAAGACGCCCTtacatttccatttctttttccctctacCCATGTTCTGAGaagattttttggttttatctgCAAATCTGGTTGTGTCGCAGCTCTCCTCCTCCTTTTTCATCTGGTAATAGCTTGCATTTTAATCTCTATGATCTTTTTACTGCTTTGCTACAAATCTGAGCCTTCTCTTATCCTCTCTtgcattatttttcatctatttaCTCTTCACTGCATGTCTGTCTAGGAGCCTCCATGCTCGCCACTCTCTCTCCGTCGTTCTCTTTTGGTTTAGTGGAGTTGGTTTATAGCTGAGCGACTGTTGTGGAAAGTGGAGAACGGGAGATGGAGTGGAGTTGCCGCTTGAAAGAACTGTGGCTTTGGTTACGACGTGTTGGGCAAAAGTTAAAGGATTTaatggaaaacaagaaaaaacgTCGTAACAGTTAGATAGAcatttattataatagagtagatatatatatatatatatatatatatatatatatatatgtcagcACCAGCAGTCCGCCAACCCCAAATTAAAatgacttgaaatatttttagtcGAAGAAATTAATCACGTACGTTTAGTTGTGACGTTCCTCACGGCCACTTcctttaatttcataattactAGCTAATTAATAGCTCTCCCTTTCTAAAATGCCATTACTAAATCGTTTCTATAACCGGTGAGACCATATTACCCTCGAGACAGATCACCAAGCTAGGACATAAGatactaataaattaattaggatAATAAACACCGATTAACTTCGGGTTTTATAGATCACTTATAAGTTCAGTATAATATAATGTGGTCTATATTTGCATCATTTATAGATTGCTCATGTGAGTATATAATTTCttggatatataatattaatatacgtctaataattgttataattcttattttatctgtCCCTCTCTCGCAATAATCCATGTTAGAATATAATCTAAATGGTCAATTCACCTATACTTTAATAATGTATAAcccagatttaaaaaaaatattaactacaTTAATTATTGACTTAAATTTTCCAGACAATCATAACAAAATTTGAATcccataaattaattaaatattttatctattaGACCTCGTCATTAAAGGGAGGAGTATATTAATTATGatatcataaattatattaaaattctagaaacattaatatattaatgtgatCCATTGATCAGCATTATATTATTTTACGCATTGTCAATAGATTACAAGTATTTAGACAAGTTTTACTACGTACTTACAACCCGATGCCGAATGTAAAGTTGTAAAACCACATTAATTAATTGGACAGAAAACAATGTCGATACTGATCATTCATCCTCCCCTATAAATAAGGTTTCATGCATGATTTCCACCCCGACCACCAAAACCAACTTAAGATCAGAAGAGAAGAAGACAGAGATCagaacatcatcatcatgaaCAACATGGTTCCATGCATAAGCAAACATGTAGTAGTTTTGGTGCTCATGATCCTGATGGCTAGAGTGTTCTGCATGAGCGAGGCCGGGTTTCTGCAACACAAAGCACGCGTACGCATCAGTAACGATTTGGGTGAAGGTATGGACCTTTCAGTGCACTGTATGTCAGGGGAGGATGACCTTGGCACCCACCTTATTTCCAATCATTCTGGTTACTACGAATTCGGATTCAGGCCCAACTTCCAGGGGACTACGCTTTTCCACTGCGGCTTTCAATGGAATGATGTGTTCcatcattttgatatatacatCGCCAATAGGGATCAAAAGCATTGCACCCTTTGTTTGTGGAACATTAAGGCTGATCATCCTTGTATGTTTAATGAAGAGACTAGTAAGTACGATCTCTGCTATGACTGGTCTCCATGAACAGTCCTAGACCCTCCGGTCTCCACATTTCATGTGTTAATTTGCTCCTTTAAGATCAAATAAAGAATCCCCCCTGGCCTGCCTTTTCTTTCTATTGGCATTCTTTGggtctttttttacttttattttctttcttgtttgaaTTTGCCATGATATACGATTAACTTAATATCCACGATCGATCGATCTCACCCTTCTCATAAATTCCTTCCAAAaggatttgaaaattatttgattCTGGCCATCAACATAAAAGTTGCTTCTTAATGACCAGGTGACCCTAAAACAGAACAAACCGATGGATGGAAACTGTCCTGCATTATATGTcaagatattacaaatatatagacAATGTACAAGATTTCTGTCAGCGCGCAGAAATATGGAAATTGTCTAGCCTAGGATCATGCACAGATTATATACATTAGTGCAGATTTACAGGGATTCTATAAACATATTTGCAGCCTCTATCACTGCATGAGTTTAAGGCCGAGATTCACGTTGCATGCTGTCCAATTCCCGTGCttgatcgagagagagagagtttgaaaacGAGCTGTGCTAGCCCCTTGCAGTAATGAATACTTGAACTCGTCATGAACTTCGAAAAAAACAGATACATATGGTTAAAAAGAAAGGACGTTTACTGACGAAAACTCCTTATCGAGGATCTGTGCATCCTCAAGATTAGTTGGAGACTGTGTTCTTGAACATCCactatcaattaaaaaaaaaaaaacttgacaAAAACAAATGAAGGAGAGGGAAACCGAAAATGGGTCTCCTTTAAAAACCGATGGAAACTTCTGATTAAACCAAAGAAGCAGCTTCCATTTCACGATCTGATTGCTTTTTACtgatattaaattgttttcttcGCATGCACACATGCAGGAGCTTGTAAATGAGCAGTATGTATTGAGcgtatgtacgtacgtagtagGTAACTCAAAACTTTGATGCAATTTTTCTCCCGAACAACCTTGAATGAATTTAGGAGTTCTGTGTGGTTaagttgtattgttttaatttttattcaaacgtGAATACGAATATCTTAAATTGATCGTCGAATCATATTTTCAGTTCACGAacaacttatttattataaaaataagttcaaaCATAAGCTACTTGTTTTTAACAAAATAGGTTTTTTTGTCCTAtcttactattttatttttgagttttgacaaacaaattttgagtttttttaaatatatttatttagttcatatacacttattaattattacattAATTCATAAGGGCAGAAGCAACACTTATAGTATTAAGAGCATAATTTCATCCTATCCTTTTAAGACTTTAGATATTCtcattattataaagttaaaaatgatattataaaaataataataaatacaaagttATCGAATTTATATGAGCATATACAAATCAAGTCGGAATTTATACAAGTTGTATAATTTGATAATCGATCATggttttttatttacaaatgcCTCATTTAATAATTGAATCGAGCCGAACTCGAGTTTGATCTAACCGATCTCAAGTAGCTACTTGATTAGTCTTCTTTATTAAGCTTcttaaataagtattttgttGAGCCAAACTAGATTCAAGCTCAGctagatttaacttttttaaggaaaagaaaagggtcGACTCAATTAGTTGGTTTTCCAGGCTTGGTTCGTTGATCTTTCAAAGCTGAGTACCCGAGTCATTTGGAACCTGATTACCTGATCAACCCAATTTTGAACTGAGCTCGTGTCGCTTCATTCATCTCACAGCGCGCCCTGATTACGGGCACAGATGGAGGTGGAACTTGGAAGCAACCATATTGCAAACTAGAGCACTAGAAATAATGTAGGAAGAAAAAAGCATTCTAGAAAACTAGGACCTTAATTCAATGATGTTCAATACAACTACTTGGCCAAGCAAAGCATCTGAAAGCCAAGCTTTCTAGTATTTGAAATGACATGTCCACTAATTTGTTAGCAACTAACTCAACCTAGAGTAATCCAAACAGAAGCAATTCCATCAGTCTTGCATACTACCTTGGCATTGAGAGAACATTCATGTGTGCCATGTAAAGTGTTCACCACCATATATAATCagcaataaattattcacatccTTCGAGGTATTATATACATGAAGATAAATATCATCCTTCTACCAATTCCATTAACTTGAGGACCTTTAAGATACATATGGAAAAGTACTACAGCAGAACACCAGAGTGATCATACCGCAGTAATTGAAAAAGCAAATACGATATTTCAGAGAATTATAAGTTCCCCATAAACTAAAAGCAGAAGCCCAACAATGATATTCTTTTGATGAAAACATGTACAAGAGACTGTCATTTTTTCCCTTGTGAAAAGTACTAGGAAGAACCAGCCCCCAAGAAATCACCTCAGTTAATAGATATTTGAAACGGTCACATACTTACAGAAGGCATCAACTTTAAGCAGATCATAAATTGGAGACAGTAAAGTTCCCTTCTCACTCATTAGACTCGATAAGCATCGAGACGACTTCTCGCATTGATGGTCGGTCCAAATGCGACATACTTGTGCACATCAAAGCAATTTTTAAGACGGTAAGCATGTGTTCAACTATACTTTTGTCTTCAAGATTCAGTCTCGGGTCAAGTATCACAGATGTCAATGAATGGTCTCGAACGTACTTTCTCACCCATGTGACAAGATCACCCCCTTGATCTAGTGGTTGTACAGGAGTTTTTCCAGTTAGCAACTCTAATAAAACCACTCCATAGCTATAGATGTCACATTTTTCTGTAACCTTCATAGTGTATGCATATTCTGCACAAACAAGAGTATAatgttttaatcatttctatGTAAACACTGAATTGTAATATTCAAAAGGCATGGCTTAGCTAAgcaaagcagagagagagagagagagagagagatttgccACTGAGCCAAACttaaaatttgtatttgtattgCTATCTGTCAGTATGATAGGATCATTTTGACGAATCAAAGTGCCCTATCATGGCTAGGACTCTATTAACCATAGTAAGCATTTCCTTATAACAGACTTTGTATTAGAAATAATCATATagactaataataataaagtgtcTTTAGTGAGTCTAAAACGGGAGTCTGAAAGCGCTTAAAAGGATGCAGCATGCTTACCTGGAGCAATGTACCCATATGATCCTGCGACCGCTGACATTGATTTAGATTGAGGCATGTCGATTACTTTTGCCAAACCAAAGTCACCAACATGGGCTTCAAAGCCTTCATCTAGTAGAATATTATTGGACTTTATATCACGGTGAATAATCCTTGGTTTGCAATCATGATGTAAATAAGAAAGACCTTCAGCAGCTCCAAGAGCTATTGTGAACCGAGTTGGCCATTCCAGACTACAAGAGGCCCCATGAAGCATTTCACCCAAGCTACCCTTAGCCATGTACTCATAGAGAAGCAGATTGGAATCATGATGATAGCAGAAACCATATAGCTTCACAATGTTACGATGCCTAATCTTCCCAAGAGTTGAAATCTCGGCCCGAAAACTGTTCTCAATGTTGTTCCCCTCCCTGTTAGATGCTAGCTTCTTAACGGCAATGGTCTTTCCAGAATGCATGACTGCTTTATAAACTGTTCCACAAGCTCCCCTTCCAACAACATAGCTGTCATGAAAATTGTTTGTGGCCTCAACCAGATCTTGGAAAGTGAACCCATCTTTTGGTGGAAAATAGATGTCTGAATCTGGCGATGGAATGTCCTTATCTTGCAAGGAAGGAACTGTCTCAGCTGGACGTCTCATGAAATATAGAAGAATCACAATTAGAATGAGAGAAACCCCACCCACAGCAGCCGCAATTGCTGTAATGATTTTACCCTGAGGAGCACCAACTCTTTCCAAAGATGGAatagatgatgaagatgattttCCACTGCAACCTTGAAGAAGGCCACCACAAAGCCCTTTGTTCCCAGTGAAGCTGTTGATGTCCATGTTCTGAAACAGTGGTACAGAAGGTAAAGGTCCAGTAAGGTCATTGTATGAGAAATTGCAGCCCAATAAACTCGACAGATTTTCGAATGTGCTGGGAATTTCACCAGTCAATTGATTATTATTGAGGTAGAGGTATTCCAGTATTTTAAGATTGCCAAGCTCTTCTGGTATTCTCCCAGTGAGATTATTATTGCTCAGATTCAATGCAATCTGCAAGCTTGAAAGAGAACCCAACTCAAGAGGTATTTCACCAGAAAAAGAATTGCCACCCATCTGCAACTCTGTCAAGTGGGAGAGGTTTCCCAATGCTGAAGGTATTTGtccagaaaaattattttctgatAGTCTGAGAAGCTCCAGCTGCAAAAGGATTCCGAGCTCATTTGGTAACACATCTATAAACCTATTTTGGCTGAGATCAAGCCGTTGAAGCATCTTGCAATTAACAATTTCAGGCAGAATCCTTCCCGTAAGCAAGTTCGAAGAAACATTAAAAGTCACCAATTGAGATAGATTTCCTATTTCCTTAGGCAACTCTGATGTAAAGTAATTTTCTGCAATATGAAGTCTCTGCAACTTTTGGCAGTTCCCAATAACTGGAGGAATTGGACCGCTGAAACTGTTTTGATCCAATTCAACAGCAGAAAGGTTCACTAATTTGCACAAGTCTGACGGGAAGCTTCCAGTAAGGTTGTTTCCAACTAGACGAAGTTGCACCAATGATTGGCAGTTGATGACCCCAACTGGGATATTTCCATGCAGCTTATTAGAATCCAGATTCAACAAAATCAAGTTAAAGTGTTGGCAAAGATGAGGTGGTATTCTTCCTGTTAGTTGGTTGTTTGATAAATCGAGCACCCAAAGTCTGCTGTAAAGACCAAGCCCCGGAGGAATGCTGCCACTCAGAAAGTTGTTGAAAAGCTGCAACATGGTCATGTTAGTCAAAGACTGAAACCCAAATGGAATAGGACCTGTGAGCTGATTAATTGAGAGGTCAACTTTTGTCAGGTTCATCAAGCTACTGAGCTCATTTGGTATAACACCTGTAAGCTGGTTCTGGAAAAGGTACAGTAAGCTTAAGTTTGTGATCTTACTGAACTCGGAGGGGATCTCACCTGTCAAATAGTTCTCCGAGAAATCAATTTCAAGGGCCAGAGAAAGATTCCCAACCTCCCTTGGCATCGTTCCATTCAACTTATTCCTATATAGGTACAACTTCCACAATGATTTGAGGTTCCCAATCTCCTTAGGTATAGATCCCCCGAGATCATTATCATTCAAAGCAAGGGTCACAAGGCTTGTACAGTTCCCAAGTTCCTTTGGGATAAACCCCGAAAGCTGGTTTGAATGTAGAATCAGATCTTTCAACTTGCCCAGCATCCCAATTTCCTTTGGTATTTTCCCTTCTATATTATTTTGGGTAAGACCAAGAAATTTCAAGCTCTCACATCCACCTATTTCGGCTGGTATGCTACCAGAAATAGCATTTTGCCCAGCTTTAAATGAAGTTAGCTGCTTGAGATTCCCAATAGAACGAGGTAATGGGCCTGTGAGATTGTTGGTATATACCACAAAATCAACCAATAAAGACAAGTTTCCGAACTCCTCCGGAATAGGGCCAGATATTCTATTGTTGCATACATTCAATCCTATTAAACGAGACAGATTCCCCAACTCAGCAGGAAGTTGCCCATCAaattgattattattcaaataaagATGCTTCAACATGGAACAGTTTCCAATCTCCCTAGGTATGTCTCCAGTGAGCTCATTATCAGAGAGATTAAGCTCAGTAAGATGGACCAAACCACCAATGCTAGAGCTCAGGGTTCCAGAAAGATTCTTTGAATTCAAGTGAAGTGAATAGACGACGGGATCATTATCAGAGGTGCAAGTCACACCAACCCATCCACATGGTGTTTGATCAGTGGAGTTCCAATTTCccaaaaagttaaaatgatCGCCAAGACCCTTTCTCAGCTCCAGGAGGTAAAGCCCCTCCGAATTCAACCCCTCtgaaatacaaaaaagtaaGGTAGCAACAAGCAAGAACCCGATAAACCTCAATCCCACAATGCTCCTCGAATTGATATTCCCCGACATTTTAGTGGTGCTCTAACTGATAAGAATTACGACATAATTAGATATAGTAATACCTGCACACGCATAACTACTTCAGATTACAAATTATAGTAACATCACATTTCATAACTGCAGGAAGGTAATTGGATTTCtataatgacaaaaaaatttcaaaaagtgaGATAAGACAATCAAAATGAAGTGTACCCAAAATCAGTTTTCAATTAActaaacaaactaaaataagtgATTGAGAGATTAATCtacaatttaaattcaatcaTCTAAACGAGAAAAAAGAACAACTTaagagaaattaaaagataaatgaaaACAGTGATAAAGCCATCACCTGAACAACTAAAAATATTTACGACTGGTAAACCAAGTAACAACCACCACCCAGAAATTCAATAATCAAAAGAAGTCAGCTTGTTACCAAACCAATGAAATATAGTCTAAACAAGCAAACAATacacaaaattgaaaatttccAACAAAGATCACAGTGACTATTACAAGTTAAAACGCACCTTTCAAAGCCCGTGATCACTCGTCAAGAAAGACATGATGAAAGCAGCGAGACCACCACTGCCAATAGAGTCCTGCTTGCCATGACAAAATGAAAACCGTGTAATTCATGAATCGAAGGGTGAAAACAAGCAAACCCAGTTCGCCTTTTCCTCACAATTGGTGGGATCCTCGATCGACGGGCCaagattttttccaaaaagaagagagaagaggaaaaaaaaaaaaacagttacaAAAAGAACCAGAAAAATCTACCCTCCTTTTTGCGGCTTTTCAACCAGGAAACACAAAGTGCAATAAATccgaaaaaattattttctctacaatattttattgaaaaagattGCAAAGCCGAAACTTTGTGCTACAGTTATGGTTGCTGTCGTGACTCGTGAAGGTTCTTTTAGGTAGATTCAAAGGGACGGGCGAAAGCTCTCCGTCGAAGATTTAATGGCCGACAAGGCATGCCATC
Above is a genomic segment from Juglans microcarpa x Juglans regia isolate MS1-56 chromosome 1D, Jm3101_v1.0, whole genome shotgun sequence containing:
- the LOC121257182 gene encoding probable leucine-rich repeat receptor-like protein kinase At2g33170; protein product: MSGNINSRSIVGLRFIGFLLVATLLFCISEGLNSEGLYLLELRKGLGDHFNFLGNWNSTDQTPCGWVGVTCTSDNDPVVYSLHLNSKNLSGTLSSSIGGLVHLTELNLSDNELTGDIPREIGNCSMLKHLYLNNNQFDGQLPAELGNLSRLIGLNVCNNRISGPIPEEFGNLSLLVDFVVYTNNLTGPLPRSIGNLKQLTSFKAGQNAISGSIPAEIGGCESLKFLGLTQNNIEGKIPKEIGMLGKLKDLILHSNQLSGFIPKELGNCTSLVTLALNDNDLGGSIPKEIGNLKSLWKLYLYRNKLNGTMPREVGNLSLALEIDFSENYLTGEIPSEFSKITNLSLLYLFQNQLTGVIPNELSSLMNLTKVDLSINQLTGPIPFGFQSLTNMTMLQLFNNFLSGSIPPGLGLYSRLWVLDLSNNQLTGRIPPHLCQHFNLILLNLDSNKLHGNIPVGVINCQSLVQLRLVGNNLTGSFPSDLCKLVNLSAVELDQNSFSGPIPPVIGNCQKLQRLHIAENYFTSELPKEIGNLSQLVTFNVSSNLLTGRILPEIVNCKMLQRLDLSQNRFIDVLPNELGILLQLELLRLSENNFSGQIPSALGNLSHLTELQMGGNSFSGEIPLELGSLSSLQIALNLSNNNLTGRIPEELGNLKILEYLYLNNNQLTGEIPSTFENLSSLLGCNFSYNDLTGPLPSVPLFQNMDINSFTGNKGLCGGLLQGCSGKSSSSSIPSLERVGAPQGKIITAIAAAVGGVSLILIVILLYFMRRPAETVPSLQDKDIPSPDSDIYFPPKDGFTFQDLVEATNNFHDSYVVGRGACGTVYKAVMHSGKTIAVKKLASNREGNNIENSFRAEISTLGKIRHRNIVKLYGFCYHHDSNLLLYEYMAKGSLGEMLHGASCSLEWPTRFTIALGAAEGLSYLHHDCKPRIIHRDIKSNNILLDEGFEAHVGDFGLAKVIDMPQSKSMSAVAGSYGYIAPEYAYTMKVTEKCDIYSYGVVLLELLTGKTPVQPLDQGGDLVTWVRKYVRDHSLTSVILDPRLNLEDKSIVEHMLTVLKIALMCTSMSHLDRPSMREVVSMLIESNE